A DNA window from Peromyscus leucopus breed LL Stock chromosome 3, UCI_PerLeu_2.1, whole genome shotgun sequence contains the following coding sequences:
- the LOC114708822 gene encoding vegetative cell wall protein gp1-like, protein MGSKPPSKVVVASGSHLRVTFDPQGEEGARLRARRPSRPDAVPGGHPFTCPFRGRPPARERTLSPSLRRAGCPRAAAWPEGAALPAPRSRARPPSRPGARPSPWARRPPGTRGPAPFPVGARFPPAASRLGGTPERRASTPLLPAAPEENLSCPGGQPWESCPAVWGLAPPRAPRGAPPRPSDLVSPGSGRLPRPPRRLAARVPPSRPLRAQASPACPPLPPCTSLTSGVGVGGASLPLLGGLRLGSRLTGCPRGVWN, encoded by the coding sequence GGTGAGGAGGGCGCGAGGCTCCGGGCGAGGCGCCCGTCCCGGCCCGACGCCGTGCCGGGGGGTCACCCCTTCACCTGTCCCTTCCGCGGGCGGCCCCCGGCCCGGGAGCGGACCCTCTCCCCGTCCCTGAGGCGTGCGGGCTGCCCGCGGGCGGCGGCCTGGCCTGAGGGAGCCGCGCTCCCCGCGCCCCGCTCCCGGGCCCGGCCTCCCAGCAGGCCGGGCGCCCGCCCCTCGCCCTGGGCTCGCCGGCCCCCCGGGACACGTGGCCCGGCCCCCTTCCCGGTGGGAGCTCGCTTCCCGCCGGCGGCGTCCCGGCTCGGGGGGACCCCGGAGCGCCGGGCCTCCACGCCCCTGCTCCCCGCCGCTCCGGAAGAGAACCTGAGTTGTCCCGGAGGACAGCCCTGGGAGAGCTGCCCTGCTGTCTGGGGACTGGCCCCTCCCCGGGCGCCGAGAGGCGCCCCCCCACGCCCAAGTGACCTTGTGTCCCCGGGCAGCGGCCGCCTCCCCCGGCCCCCTCGGCGCCTCGCCGCTCGGGTCCCCCCCTCCCGGCCACTCCGGGCTCAGGCTAGCCCAGCCTGTCCCCCCCTCCCACCATGCACCAGCCTGacctcgggggtgggggtggggggggcatcGCTCCCGCTTCTCGGGGGGCTTCGGCTGGGGAGCCGGCTCACGGGCTGTCCCCGAGGAGTGTGGAACTAA